Sequence from the Meleagris gallopavo isolate NT-WF06-2002-E0010 breed Aviagen turkey brand Nicholas breeding stock chromosome Z, Turkey_5.1, whole genome shotgun sequence genome:
caaagcagctgcatCTTTCAGTATGACGATGATGATAACAATAATATAAATACTCTTTCTTGCCAGAACTTTCCCCACTGCTTCAAGATTTCAGAGTCACTTCTAAGATCACAGCACTAattgcagctggagctgggggGACCTGCAGTAGGGAGAGATGTGTGGGCACCTGTCCAGCAGTCAGCAGGCCAGGGGGACAGGAGAATGTGTGAGGGAGAAAGAGGCCATTTCCAAACCACGTTCTGTCTCAGAAGAAGCCCTTTGCTGCACTccaaagggaaggaggaaggatcACCTTGCCACTGCTCCACAGCCATGATCAGGCTTCTATCTGCTCCCTACTATACAGAGAGCTGCCACCTTGCACAGGATAGCCTCCACCTTAGGGCCTGCCAGTGGCTGTCAGCAGTAGTGGCAAGGTGTACCAGCAgcctgctttctgctttctctttggcTTTGCCTTTGTTTCATAGGCAGGCTGACATGTCTAACAGTGGCGAAGTTTAAAAGCATTGATAGGACTGGGGCTAATTTGTGATACTgcagctatgcatttttttgtgGGATTCATATCCTTACCCCAGATATACCCCTTGCATACAGACATGTTAAAGAAGTCAAGAGTGCAGAGAAAGCCTCAGAAATAGTACCAAGTGAGTGGGTGTATGAGGTACGCCTGAAACTGCAGCCATCCTGGCAGTTTCTGGAAAGTTTCATTGCAGCAACATCAGATTAACTCTAGAACCTAGTGATTAATAGATGCGAGGGTTGCTAATTCATTCAAGAGAACCATGTTGATGGCACCTGAGGATGACCTAAGTCCCCTGAGTTGGTAGATAAAGTGAGTTTTTGAGGGATTTTCGTTCCAGTGTCTATGGGGCTGATATCCTGGCACTTACTGCTTTGGAATCTACCTCTGTAATGTATCCACATTACTTCCCAACTTCAGTGAtcattatattttcattttgtggaaTTCCATGTGTGTCATTTGTCCTCTAGTAAAAGAACACTAGCTAAAAAAACATATTCCTCCAGgaaactgaagagaaagaacaatGAGAATGCTAATATGTGCTTCACTAATTCTGAAGAGCCTTTCCTAATGCAAATGActtgaaaatgaagattttctgAATTGAGACTTGTGCCAGAATATGTTGCCTTAGCATTTGACCAGTAGCATCTCTTGCAAGGACACCTACAAAATTGAAgccatttaattttatttgatgtTTTCCTGACACCATCCCAGGATTTCTATTAGGCTTTTGTCTACCAGGAAGAAATGGCCTGTGGGGAACATCTAACTGATGTCTGGTATCAGCAAAACACTTGGAGGAGCATGAATGGCAACGCACTTTCATTCTAACCAGCTGTGTTTGAAAACACTTCAATTCTGCCTAGCAGTGATTGCTGATATCTGGGACTGACTGTGACATGGCATCCACTATGGGGGTATTTTGTATAGAAAACTGTATCTgattaaatgtttatttaaagtCACTGAGATGCCTTAGCTGATTTCAATGAACTTTGGatcacaaaatgttttgtttagcTACCCTGGTTTGGCTGTTGCCATTTGTAGAATGAGTAATTGATCTGATTCTTTATTTATGTTCAGTGGTTCTCAGTTCCCAGCTGACCATTGGCGCAAAGGTTGTGGGTAGGCGCTGCATGTGTGTGGCTGCACTCACTGAAGGGGCAAATGATCTCCCCCACCCTAGGTTTTTAACACATTCATTATTGGTAGACCTTGCAAGGAAAACAAGTCAGTTGCAAGTCAGGCCTTGCAACAGTAAATCTACATGCATATACAAATGATAAgggttttctgtgttttggtgtGAAGATTTATAAGGGCAACCAGAAGTTTTGGCAGCACAAATCCTGCCGATGTTTAGTATAATTTATAGTCCACAATTTCTTGTGCATGTTCAAGAATCACCCCCAGTAATTCACAGAGACTCGAGGAATGCATTAAAGCATCTACTTTTTCATTGGGAGCACTTTCACATTCGTTTCTTTGGCCTTTGCTGTTTAGTAACTTCTAGTACTGTTAATCTTGTTCTTGAGTATAAACAAACTAGGCTGATCTTTAAAATTTACTGCTGGCTAGCAACATGATTCCACTGTTGGAGTTTGCTCCCATCCAGCCAGGAATAAACACGAGTGTGTGATAAATGAATTACAAGTTGATGAGTCACATATGAATGGTGAGAGATCTCTCAGATACCTATCTTATTTTTGCATTGCTGATTGACATGGAGAGCTGCACCCTCCTTGTTTGAACCATAGATCCCTGATCATTGGGCTGTCTCTTCAGTTCAACTCTGGAAAAGCCCAGTTAAAACCTTTTGCTCAGAGAAGTAGAAGCTACAGTCAACAGAGAAGCCCTGATCAACAACCATAggtataaaaaagaaaagtttactTGGTTTTGCAGTAGGCCACCACACACATGATGCCAACTACTAGAAGAGCAATGCAAATGCCAGTTATGGTCAGCACCCGTTTCTGGTACAGTTCCTCAGCTTCTAGAAAGGGACAAAAACAGAGAAGGTCACAACATGGAGGATGGCTTGGCCAGGAACACATTGTCAACAGCTGACATGCTACATACCACTGCACAGATTCACACAGCCACACCAAAACACATCTACCACACTTCAGGCAAACTCTTTATTGACTGCAAGGAGAACAGGACTACACTGTAAGCTCTTACACAATATGAGGGATGAGTGATCATCCATAAAATTACAGTCAAAAGtaatctctttttgtttaagTCAACAAGAATAATATATAAGAGAAAACATCACAGTTGACAAACACACAGCATTTACTGGAATTAAGAATGCAACACACTAACATAATAATATAAATCTGCAAATGCTTGGGAAGTTTTGCTCTGCAAAGACAGCTGAAATGAAGGCCAGTTTTATAGACCTTTTagataaatttattttcctgctatCTTTTTTGAACTGCTTTCATATCCAATGTCCCTCTGCCCCCATGCCAACTAGTATCTCAgttgtctttgcaggagagatTTCAAAATATCCTTCTACATTTGAGACTTGAGCTTGGCTTGTAATCATATTACCATTGGAAATGAATGTGTATTTTGAGCTCTGGTCATAAGTTTCTCCCATGCCCCTCTAAAAACAGCAATATCAGGAACAAAATGTGTCTTGTATCAGagaaatgttgcattttaaCTTGCATCTCTTCATGGTTCGCTAATGAACTGCTCTATCTAGAGTGGCAACTTGCTCAGCGATGAGAGCTTCTTGCTGATTCTCATTCATGAGACATATTTTACTACTATAAAGATGTTAGTAGCACCAGTAATGTTTGGATTGGATCTACTCTTGCATTCCAGTCTTGATCACTCTTGGCAGAGAGCATCAGCACGTATTGTACAGGGGAAACATTACATAAGAAGTTCTGAAATGGAGACATGCATTCTGTGTTGACACAAGAGACAGCTTTTATGAATGCAAATTTGCATTCCTGTTTTTAGCAGAAAATTGTGTATCTGGCTTGGGTTTTTCTCAAATCTTATTTTTGACAGTCCCAAAAACCTGCCCTGGAAAATTTGGTGTGGTATTAGTCAGACTGCAGCACTGACCACAGTTAGAACACCAACAGGTGATcacaaataaaagaatgaataaaagcCACATAGCTCCACACTACTACGGGGATAAAAGTCAGTACTGCTCCTGCCCAGAGAGACTTAACAAGAACATAAAAGATCTGTGGGACTATTCACCAGGTGCTACAAAGAAGTATCTCTACATGTTGGTCCCTCACACATACTGTGAGTCTCTGTCCAAGCTCAGCATCTCTTAAATGCTGACCTGAAAAAAGCTTAAAGGAGCTGGGAGATAAAACATTACGGAATACAATActtcattcagaaatgaaaaatgtaccAGCAAAAGAAGGTACCTCTCCTGTCAGCTTAGGAGAAAACCCTCCTCACTGTGGAGAGAGTATTCATTCTACCAGAGTGTATCCTGCCCTTATTTAGTTCAGTTTAAAAATTATAGGCCATAAGAGCAAAGAGCTCAGGACGGGGATTTGTGACAGCTTACAAGACCACACCtattttcctttctgggaaaGAAGGGAGGTCAGGGTACTGTGTTTCTGAGCAGGAACAAGGGATCAAAATCCTGGAATTTGTGTGGAGTTTTGGATAATAAAGGTGATTGCCATCTATCCTAACTGCTAAGATGGCAGTGGGATTGCTGaagcttttgtttcagaaatgtggTTTCAGTCACTGTAATTAACTTAACTAAAATAATTgttaattaatttaataaatgtTATAGCCAACTGTTGATGCATGGCTAGGTGCCAGCACAGATACTACCCAACATCCAGAgctgagattttcaaaagaTCAGCTGAGCATTAGCCTTCCAAGTTTTTCCAGTCTCAAAGCAGCTACTCACTGCAGAGATTCAGGACAGATGGCAAATCTTCCATGCAACAAATCaccaaatgaaaagaaatcttcatttctctgaTACAATACATTTTCCCATAGAAATAATTCTTCCTACAAGCCAAACCCACTGTAGACCAAAACACCAGCAAACAGGTCATGAGCGCTGTCAGACAAAATTAATAGCATTGATTATTAACAAGGGAGTGGGGAGAAGAAGTGAGTTTGGTAAAACTAGGATGCTGCAAAaatgtattaaagaaaaaaaataataactccaagaacagaaagtcaaaaagggagggaggaaaaggcTGAATATCCAAATCAAATGAGGACaaaaagaggaaggggaaaaacaggGAAAGACAAGGTTAAAGGGTTGAGAAATCAACTGCAGGCCTGGTACAGCATGCTTGATACTGGaaaaaagagtgaagaaaagCTCAGGGACANNNNNNNNNNNNNNNNNNNNNNNNNNNNNNNNNNNNNNNNNNNNNNNNNNNNNNNNNNNNNNNNNNNNNNNNNNNNNNNNNNNNNNNNNNNNNNNNNNNNctcagaaatgtttttcagtgaaagTTTTCTTACAACTAGTACACTTTAAAGCAGAACTTAGTTACTGACAGAATCAGtcttccagagaaaaaaaaaattactttttNNNNNNNNNNNNNNNNNNNNNNNNNNNNNNNNNNNNNNNNNNNNNNNNNNNNNNNNNNNNNNNNNNNNNNNNNNNNNNNNNNNNNNNNNNNNNNNNNNNNTTCCTGGTGAAGTGGATAGGGTGGGAGTGCCATAACAGGGCTTTTTGACCTGGGGATTCCACAACAAGCAAATGGGGACTTCTGCAATTCTTGCAAATCATACATCCAGTTATTATAATGCAGTGCACAAAAAAGCCAGAACAACTGAGGGCTAAAAGGTTTTGCAAAATACTACGGGACAGCAATCATTGTAGCTGTACAAAACTTGCTTTcaacataacataacataaagGCACCATTGATATCTTTCCCCATTTTGGAAATACTGTAAAAAATTGCTACATATGGCACATAACACATTTTTACATACGTATGCTTAATTtataaaagtttctttttcctctcttgtttTCTATTAGCGGaattgctaaaataaaataaattgtttaatTTAAAGGTGGAATACttcattatataaaataaagttttacaTGTGAATCTATGTGTTTTGTTTATGTCTTATACAGCAATAGGGTCTTGGTTAGCTATTACACTGGACAACCTTGCTTGCAACTCTTCTGGTGTGGAGAAGCGATTTGCTGGGTTAGTCCTGCTCTCAGCCAGCCGATATGCAGCGGCTGGCTCCAGACTGGTTGCCATGGGATTTTGTATGCTAAGAAATGGTGTATCCTCACCtattctttcatcttctgtttcactCTCAGAACTAGTGCTCTGAGAGCTTGTGTCGGAGTCCACTTCTACCCTGCTGGAAATATGGCCATTGGGCTTTGTTCTTTTCACCCTCCGGCTGTTGGTGAGTTTCTTTGGAGGCTCCTGTGCTGGTTCATACTCTTGTGTGGTCTCATACTCCTCATCCTCCACTATCCTCAGAGGACTGGGTGGCAGACTGTTGCTCTCATGGGTGGGATTGTTGTGGAAGGAGTTGAATTGCTGAAGGTGGTTGTCGTACTTCTCACGCAGCCGCGGTGGGGTCACCAACAGCAGTGGTCTCTCCTCATCCATGAAGGGACTCACCGCCACGGAAGGGATAGAGATGGTCAAGCTGGAAACTGGTGGTGACATTTCAGATGGAGGTGACTTGGGAGAAGTTGGAGTGTGGAAATCAACGGGTGACATGCGAGCTGGTGTGGTCATAGCTGAGACATACCTGACAAAAAGAGATGGGAGAAGGTTGCGGACACAAGCGGGGACACACGAACATGGCTGCTCATGTGGGCTGTGGAGAATAGGGCAGAGAACCACTGAGGGGCCTCACCATCCTCATGTGCATCCTTAGTGTTCACATATTCTTTTTGCTATCAGTTTTACATCATATGAGCCTATAAAACCTCTGATTTCTGGAACTATGGTGAAAAATGCTTCAGAGCAGGAGGAACAGAGCAAAGCCCCCAGAACTATTCACCTCCAAAGATCTGTGGAGATACTGTAAATTATTTGCCAGAATAAGTTCCAGGAATGAATCCAGGAATGAGAATCAGAAATATGGGAATAGCCAGAAACAAAATGGATTTGCAAGTATTTTCTCAAACGTCTGCCGCACTCACTTCTGGTAGAATCTGGGATACATACAAATGaataagaggaaagaagagaagggaTTTGAGGGACAGTCCTCTTGCAGCTTCACCCTCTTCTGGCAACCAGACTGTCTCAGGCTAAGGAGCAAATGCTGGACAAAATCAGGAGCCACAGTCTAGTGAGAGCTTTGTGCTGCTCCATGCAGCTAGCCTCCCTGGCAGGCTGGCCTATGTGCAAAGAAATATGACTGCCCAGTGTCTGAGGGAAGCCCAGGAATCCAGCATGAGAACAGGATGTTTAATTACAAAGGTGGACACTAGAGAGCACAGAGCCTCAagcatttcaaaagcaagtGGACATTCCTCACCCCAGCAAGCTGCAACAGGCACTGCATCTATCTGAGCACTTGTTAAATCACCTCCACATTGTAGGTGTCTTACAACACTGCCTCTATTTTGAAACAAGATAGAACAtctaaatgtctttttcttttctttttttgttaaatgaTAGCTTTTGACTTGGTGCAGTATAATCCTTACAACTTTGAGTTTTGCAggattaaaattattattatgtttCATACTAATGTTGTTATTAcatatgtgttttttttgttttgcctatTTTGACTGTATCTAAGCTTCAGACAGGAGGCTCTGGTCATAGCTTCATAAGTCTAAATATGATGCTTTAGTGCTTTAGCTGTCCTCGGGGAACAAATGCTGATAGAGAAGACAGTGTGGCTTACTGATAATGGCTGCTCTACAAAATTTGCACCTGCTCCTTCTTAAGTTTTTGTAGGATGGAGTGTAGTCAAAGGAGATTCAAATATACGAAAGTGAATATATGAAAGTGAAGCTCTGGTGCTGCCACACTGCTTATCTCAAAGGAAGTGGACTTTGAGTTTGTTTGGATCAGTGGAGCTCTGTGTGATGCTATGAAGTCACACTGATTCATGATGATCAGCCTGAAACTTCTTGATTGAGGGAGCAATGTCCAGCATGACATTTTGCATggtttgcatttgctttttggTCTTATCTTGTGTTCATGTGCTTGAGTTTCAGCTCTGTCCAAACTTATCTCCTTTTCTTAGATAGGCCAACTGAGACAAGTTATATGGCTGTGGTTGATGAAGTTTATTTGTGGTTTATTAATCTGAGTCCAAAAGTACCAAAATAAATCTGAATCAAACTTTCTTATCCAACTTGTGACTCAGTTCAACATATTCCtgttgtttaaaacaaagagtTACTGGATAAGAGAAACCAGTACAGACACTGAACAGATGTGATGAAGTGCAGTAAATCTGTTTCAGTAGAAGTACATGATTTACATCAGCtgaggaacaggaaaaaaaaaccacaaaaccaaatCTGTAATACATGGGAATTAATCAAGCTGGTTGCAAGTGAGAGCAGATAGAAATTAATAGGTCTGTGCACTGAATGAATGAAATCgttatttatttctccttgcaTTAGTGAGCTTTTTAtctctttcactttttaaaataggTGTTGTCTGAAAAACTGAAGCCTTTCTACCTTTCCAGCTGGTACAGCTTTGACGCACTGGAGTTTAGTTGATCTGATACTGTTAATGCATTTAGTTAAGTGTTCAGTGCAATGTATGTGCACACTTTCATCAGTGTAAATTACTCATGCTGGTGTGTTACGCATT
This genomic interval carries:
- the LOC109363783 gene encoding pro-neuregulin-1, membrane-bound isoform-like, with the translated sequence MTAFLQDYTTGPSVVLCPILHSPHEQPCSCVPACVRNLLPSLFVRYVSAMTTPARMSPVDFHTPTSPKSPPSEMSPPVSSLTISIPSVAVSPFMDEERPLLLVTPPRLREKYDNHLQQFNSFHNNPTHESNSLPPSPLRIVEDEEYETTQEYEPAQEPPKKLTNSRRVKRTKPNGHISSRVEVDSDTSSQSTSSESETEDERIGEDTPFLSIQNPMATSLEPAAAYRLAESRTNPANRFSTPEELQARLSSVIANQDPIAV